The genomic segment ACTTACTCTTGGTTTAAATCTGTTAGAGCCCTTAAAGGAATCATTCACCTGTGTGCTTTTCAAACTTTTTCTGGTAGGCCTCTGCTCCATGGTGGCTATTTCTTGGTATGCTGCAATGGTTACTGCTCAGTTTTTTGACCAACTGTACGCTGGAACCAAGTAAGTGAACGTGTCTGTCATGCCAAACTCCATCGTGTGTTGGACAGCTGCactgacctcagctgctccagagttTCAGAACCCGGATGGATCACATTATCCAGTCCTACAGGAGGGAAAAATTGTATTCAGGGAATCTTTTCACCTCAGACATattggtggggagggaggagaggtcCTTCTGGAAGAGTTAGTGAATGTGAGAGGAATACCAACCCCACATCTGAGGGGGTTTTGTACTgagtttgcattttcttcacagaCTCAATTAAGTGTGTATCTCAATgttatgaagaagaaaaggcaaaaattctTAATCTGCTTTGGCATTTAGACCAAAATAGGTACAAAACTCAAGTTCTGACTAGAATAAAGTACCTCAGATGTACCTGTAAGGGAAAATATCCTGCAAAGCAGCTCAAGCTTTGTACTAGTAACATGCAGAGAAATCTGCTGCCTGTCTTATATATGTCTGTATATTAACAGCTCAACATTTATTTGCCTTATGAGTTAAAACAAGGCAAAATCTGTGGGATTATCAGCTAGTGTAGTTGCATACAAACAAGTTTTGAGGTATAAAAGCCCTTGCTCTTTGTCTGATATAAAAGTAACAGTTGTCAAAACCAAATGGCAGCTTATGGCACCTTATCTAGGTGCCCTGTTTAGGAATGAGGAACAAGGGTAGAGGTGACTGTGCCTCTCCTtcagagagggggaaaaggagagggaaacaTTGTCTGTGGAATATGAGCCATCTATAATATACTTCTACCAAGTATATAAATCATAGATCAGTAAACTATGAATTGTTAGTTGCTAGGCTCATATTTGAAGTGTTTTGTAAAGTTCCCACCCAGGAATCAGTTCAGGGAAGTCTGAGGTGAAGTGCTTTGTGATAAATCAAAGTACTTTAAGCAGTTTGTTGTTTGTcagttttccctgtgttttcaaTGAAGTGCTTAGAAATAAATTGTATTTGTGCAGTTAGTTTTTGTTGCTTTATATCCCCTTGAGAGAACTATATGAAGGGTAATAAATGGATTAGAGAGCTGAAACAACTCTCGATAAGGAATTTCGGTTAGTCGGATAGTTGGTGTGTTTGATAGTTACCTGCTGTAGCTTTGGGGCTCATCATCAATGCCTGTTAATCAGTTACTAGATGGTTTGCATTCAGTAgctaaagaatttttttttttcatatctcaACTTCATGTTTAAGCTATTGATTCACTGATGAATTAAGTTTGATCATTGGTAAAGCTGAACATGTAACCTGTGCGACAATTTTAAATTCAGTTGCATGCCAGGATTGATCTTCACTCTTAACACGCTGGCAAATCTGGTTTTTCAGATGGCATTTTTTTGGTCTGACTTCAGCAAATTAGTGAACTTGACCTCTGCTAATTCATAGAGGAgtttctcctccagctctgaaGGCAAACTAAGTTCTCCTGCAGATATCTCCTATATACTTTGCTTTGGTATGGCATCTACAGCACTCTTGTCTGTAGGTGACTGGTGAGCAGAAATGATTGCAGGCACTGGGCAATGTGCAGTTTGTACTCCTGGGTTTGTTTGATCATGACTCTCTGCTTGTTGCATGTTTAGAAGTGCCTAAAGCAGTGGAGACCTTGTGGCTCCCACATGCAATGAGACAAAGAGAGCTGTGAACCTGTGTAAACCTCTGAATCCCTCCTGTTAGCAATGAACTCCAGAGTCAGAACCTTTGACACTTTTAAATAATTGTGTTTCCcagtggaaagaaaacacaaatctCGGGTTCCACGGTACCTTCAATGCAGTCCAGGACACTTTTTTTGCCCTTATATTGGGTATCTCAGACCAGAGATGTACAGGTGGATTGTGGATATAGTTTTGGTCTGATcatgaaaatttgttttcctctttttatgaAACTCCTGCCAGACTTCCAGATTCAGTTGTGTCTAGTCTTTGGGACAAAGTTATTGTCATTTAATTTCTTGGACTGGGCTAGGGGGTTTCCTTAAAGGTATAGTTTTGTACAGTAAAATAGGGAGCTATTCTTTTTCAGCCCGTGACATTCATAAATGCCTTTCAGCCATACAGCCACAGAGGGTGCTGAATATCCTTTAGGGTATCTAAGTTTGAAAACAAGCCCTATTCAACCCTATTCATTGAAAATAGTTTGAAAACTAAACTTCATACTTTTAAGTAACCTAGTGTTGTGTCCATAAAAAAACTGATGTCTGTGGTCAGCCTACTCTCAGCATATAGACAGTAGGATCTGAATGATTCAGTTGCACAAAATCCTTTCAGTGACACAGCCAATAAAAGGGCAAAATAAGTGTTGTGGATTTCACAGAAGATTGTCATCATTATTTATTATCAACAATTTGTTAAATattgttaaattatttattgctaCTTATCTTTATGTTGCTTAGTACTCTCTGTACTGTTAGTAATTTGGCAGAACAGCTCCATACAAATAAGAGTTTTACTGAGCAGACACAAAGCCAGATCTGTTCTCTGTTAACTGTTAAAGTGACTTTAAATTAGCTGATTTCTACACAAATTAGAATTTGTTTGCATGGTTTTGTGATCCTGTTATAAGTTGTTTCCATAAATTCTTTCATGTTTCAGGTATGAACTAGGAGAAGGTCTGTACTTAGGCTGGACTGGATCTATCCTTTATATACTTGGTGGGATCTTACTGACCTGTTCatgcagagggaaggagaaacaGAATTACAGGTAATCTTGGATTTGCCAGTTGAAGTAGTAGCTGTCAATCACACACCATTTTCTACCTGTGCACTGTTCTGTCTCTCTCTCACTCCctgtataaatatgtataaattaCAGACAGTGCTATGGCATGTCACAGGCTGCTGATGGCAGGGGTTGTTGTACCAAACACTTGTGCCTCCCAGACAGGCTGCTTGATGCATCACCATCAGCAGTCACCTTTAACTTGTATTTGGTAATTCTGGGCACTGCTGATGGTGAAAATgtgcagtgaaaaagaaaagtgtataAAACCCCATAATGAATTATGATCCAGTTTCTCTGCAGTACTCACTGTGAGTAAAATATTCAAACACTGTTCAGTTTGCAGAAAGTGTAAAGGCATTTCCCAAAGCACATGGAATTGATCACTTGAAACATGgttcttttcttgttctttataGAAGTGTCTTGTTGCACATCAAATCAGGAAAGGTGAGATTTCTGGCCTCGATATTTAACCTTCCCTCCTTTCTTGTTTCAGTCTTAAATTTTGACACATACAGAAGGCCTCTTTTTGAAGGAGAGGGATGAAACAGGCAGAAATAGCAGAGGTCCATGTCTACCAGAACTCAAATAGCTTGGAGGTTGTACTAGCTGAGCTTGAGAGGGTTATAATATGCAAGGAAGAAGCATATTCACTGTTGGGCTATTTAATCTTAGGAAAATGATATCAAAATGCAGGAAGTGAGAGTTCCTCTGGTACTCCATTGCCTAATCTGAAACCATTTCAATTTTATGGTAATATTTCATCAGCCACATTGGACTTTAGATCCTGCTCACCTTACTTTGATACAAAGTACCAAATGCCCTGAAATGTCCCGAAAATCAGGTAAAACTGATCTATGAAATAGAAGTTCAACATGATGAATGTCAGTTGAAGGAGCTGGGTGAAGgcacttctgttttctttctttgtcatCTTGATTCCTGTGTTAAAACCTGCAGCTTGTACAAAGGTGCTGAGGGCTGCTGCTTTAGGGCCTTGGCTGAAATGCCTGGAGGAAGAACACATGGGATTTAGGAATCCAGAGTGTGGCTGAGGTGATGAGAGATGCTGTGCAGCCCATCAGGGACCCCATCCATTCCCCCTTAGCTACCAGAACAATGAGAACAGGAGGCCTCTAATTTCTGCCCTGTTGTGTAGAATGTGCTATGGGTGGGTTGGATACAAAGCTGAGTAACTTCTAAGTATCTGAAACCATGGGCATGTCTCAAAATAGTATCttattttctatgtttttttcttgctttacagTCCCAAGAAGTATGCATATTCAGCAGCCCAGGCACCTTCTCAGCCACACATGTACCCCAGGAACTCTGAGACTGTCATAAGCAACAAGGAGTATGTCTGAGAGCCCACCCTGCATCTCCTGTAGTGTTAGTGCCTTATGAACTCCAATAAGGCAGTGAACTACTTCTTTATTCTGGTTCCAAGTTGCAATCCTATGCCTTAGTTTGGAGCAGTACCAGGAGGAGGTATGGCTTTCAATGTAAATAGCAATGGTTTTCAGATGTAAATAGCTTTCTACAGAAGATGCTGTGATGTGAAATCCTGTGGCATGAAGGTTTTCTGCATGCTGAGAAGCCTGGTAAAATTTAACCAGAGGGCAGTATATGCTGACACTCAAGAGCAATGGTTCCTATTTCAGCTGACTCAAACATGTGGAACTGATAGCTGTATCTGACTGCAAGTTCATATGCCTCACAGTtagaaatatgttttgttttcattaatgtTTAGCTTCCTTCTTTTGTTTAGCAGCTTAAGCTTTTGACAAGAAATAAACTTTGTTCCACAGACAGATTTTTGACAAGTGGAATTCTCTAATAAGGATCTTATGCTGTACTGAAATTCTTATTATATATGAGAGTCAAGGTTTATAAAAGCTACAGAAATGTTTCTAGCAAATCTGCTAGAATCACCTTCAAATCTGCAGATGTGCAACAAATTTCTTGTTGGCTGTAATGCAGATACAGAAGATAAACAACACAGAATGAACAAAACACAGCTGGGAGTGGAGAAAGCATCTGGTGCAAAAATGCTTTGTGGTAACTAAGAAAATGATAgcctgaaatttttatttttatttctatggtttcagcttttaaaataacactACTTTAACTCTGAGCAGTCTTTAACTTTGGGAACTTGTACTGCATCTGAATTGTCTAATTCATGTAATTCCCCAGTGGTTTGATTTTCTGCCATTGTTCCATCATTAGAATTTCTACCTTAAAATACTCCACTGCTGGGAGCATATGTTTACCTTGTGTGAGCACTTAGGCAGGTGGCAGTGAGCTAactttactttttatttatgcTTTCAGCAAGGTGGAATGGAATTTCACCCTGAGGTTCTCAGGTTCCATAACTTGTCCCTTTTAAATTACAATGTGTTCATACAGTTTGACAAAACTCTGTTTTGAATGGCTGATGATAAACACGTAGCAGTCTGATCTGGGACTTTCATGCCCAATAGATAATTTCAGAGGGCAGCCTGTAAGCAGTCTCAGCAGAAATGATTTAGCCATGCTGCTTGCATGCAGGAACAGCTGACTTGTAACACATTAAGGCATGCACTGGGCCCTGTTAGACTGAGTAAATAAAGCTAAAAGGAGTGGTGATTGCTTCTGGATTGCCAGTGTCATCTTCTTCCCTCCACTATCAtctgcagtttttaaaataattcctttggTGTTTTAGAGAACaatttcaaaagctgaaaaGGCACTTAGCCTGCATGATGGGAGCAGAACTCCTTACCATTACTGTATATTCTGTCCTCTGGATTTTTAGGTAATTTTGAAGGTGCTTTGTTCTAGTTGAACATAAGGAAAATCACAGAGACAAAGCATCAACCACTATCAGTTTCCCACCAAAGGCTGTGTCAGCTCACTAGCATGAATTATGATCCAGTAGGTGAGAGAGAAATTCAGAACTTCCTTGGTCTGGCATCATGTGTTCTAATGGCATCACTGggaagtttaatttaaaaacaggaataaaatccCTGTGTGGTAACTCCTTCCTTTGTTCAGTACATTGTTACCATACTCAGTGTCATTCAGGGGACAATAACTGCTGAAGATTCCAGGCCTTTCTCTGTTTGTTTACAGTCCTTCCAACCATTTTCTGGTTCTGCTCTTTATTCCCTGCTTATCTGCCCTCTTTCCATGCATTACCAACAGAAATGCTCTGAATGAATTTAATGAACATCAACCCAGTTATGGGGGTAAAGTGTTTTACATACAGGTGATTTaggaagtgattttttttctttttttttaaccctgtAGCAAGTCACTTCACTTTCTTTAAAGTATCTTCACACATTGCTATTTTTAAGTCCTTCGCTCAGCGGAGCAGAGTGCTTTGGGATCTGCAATTCTTCTTCATATTTCTGCAGCTGAGACCAAAATCCTGCATTCGGCTCTGCTACGGGTCTGGCAGTTTTCACAGCCTAGAGAACAGGAGAGACACAGTGGAAGCAAGGTATCCTGCATTTGTGGGAGTCATGCAAATGAATTTTGAACTTCAAATTTTAGAGAAGCTTTactttggttttgatttggCTACAGAGTAACAAAGAGCTATTTTGGTGAGCTGACTTCACTGTGTGCTTGCTAGGAACTGCCAGGTGGGCCTGGTTACAGAATGGATTCATGGCCAGACACCAGACAGAGCTGCTGAtctgctggaaatgggaaagtCTCACCAAGTGCAGTGACACTGCTCATGTTTAGGATGATAATGTGAAACTTGGTCACTCTGCACACCTCAGTCTAAATTAAGCAAATTGGCTATCTAAAGTGATACACCTGACAAATGGGTGAAGACAAAACCCAGAGAGCACAAGTAGTTTGTATTGGATGGGCTTCCTAGGAAAGCTGACACATCATTGCTTACAGCCACATAGCTGTGGCTGAtagctggcagctcctgggcactcTGCAGGCCTGGCTGGATGCTCcttgctgtgaggagctggcaCACAGGAGCAAACCCTGCACAGCAATTCCTGCACCCACTCACTTGGTCTCTGTCTTCACTTACTGTGACTGTGAAAATGATAGAGAAAATGCTCACTAAGCAACCAGCTTGGTATGTTTGCTACCTGTAAAAACCTCACCCTGAAAACTTATTAGACCAAGCTGGGCATGAAAAAACTCATGGGGACCGTTTATTGAAATGTTGAATCTCTGCATAACTGCTGATGGGCAGGAGGAAGCACCAAAATAATTCTACAAGAAATCATCATTACTCATAAGAAGCATTGCGTTTCTTCCCCAAAAGAGCTGTAAATACGAATCTGGACGTCAGCACATTACCTCAAAGGCGTCCTTGAGCGGCAGCTGCCGGTGTCTCATGAGATACGCGGTGCAGATGGCAGCGGAGCGGCTGCGGCCGTTCTTGCAGTACACGAGGCACCTGCCCCCGGCCCGCACGGCCTCCTCGATGGCGGCGCCGCAGGGCTCGAAGTAGCGGGCCAGGTCCTCGGCCGGGTCATCGAACACGGGCACGCGGATGCGGCGGACGCCCCGCAGCGCGGGGAAGGGCTGCTGCCGGGTGACATTCACGCACAAGGTGACCCCCTCCCGCGCCAGCAGCTCCTCGTCGCACGCCGCCCTGGCCGTGCCCAGCAGCAGCGAGGCCGTGAccgggcagagctggagcatcGGCGGGCACGGGGCACCCACCGGCcccgggggcggcgcggggctcCCGGTGCCGGCGCGGCCACCCGCGCTCTGCTGGTGTGTTCCGCTAATCTTACCCGGCTATATTTATCCCTCCCTACGGGCTGCCGCGTAGCGGCTCCAGGCAGGTCCTAGTGCCGGCCGCATCCCGGGGGCTGCCCTTGGAAAGCTGAAAGCACTTTCGGAGCCGCAGCTCACTTGTAAAGGCAGTGGATTTGTACACTGAAAGCAGAACTGCCGGAATGCTGCTGCTTGCCATGTTTGTCGGaagtgtgctgctgctgccaccagagcaGTCTGCTACGggacgctgctgctgctgctgcattgctgccgggaatgctgctgctgctgcttaccTGCCATGTTCTGCACGGGaataatgctgctgctgctgctgctgctgctgctcatacCGGCCGTGTTCCGCTcgggaatgctgctgctgctgcgggccGTGCTGTTGGTGCAAATGATGCAAtgctgaagttgtgtcagggtgggtttaggttggatattagaaggttcttcacccagagaaGATCCagttgggcactggaacaggctcctcgGGGCAGTGgacacagcaccaagcctgagaGAGCTCAAGGAGTGTTTGAACAGTActcttgggcacatggtgtgCCTCTTGGGGATGTTCTGTGCAGCATCAGGActtggactccatgatccttgtgggcccttccaactcagcatattctgtgattgattctgtgattttccagAGCATCTCAGTGCCCCTTTCCTACAACAAAAGCATCTTTTGAGTGCCCAGAAGATGATTTACTAGGCTGGCCAGATAGCATAGTGCTAATCTTTCTGGACTTCAGTAGAATTGCTGGtgtgctgcaggggcagagagCATCTTGCCCCTGAgtgtgctgctgtgggtttgAACTGCACAGGATGGGTGGGGATGGCCAAGCCCAGCCAGGTGAAGGTCACCTTGGCCAgtgtgggcagctgctgcagggctggtcACAGGTGCCAGCTGCTTCCTGGAGGCTGAGCTGCTTCAACCCTTTGCTTTCAGGCCAGACAGGAGCATTTGACTGATACAAAAGTGAACCTGACACAAAAATGAACCTGTACtgttgcagcagctgagcacagacTGGTGTGAAGTGCAATGCCACCCATTAAGGAATGAGAAGTGAGGTACAAGGATGAGCTTTTATTTGACCATGGAGGAAGGAGAACTGGACCTGCCACACACCTGCCATCATTTGTGTCAACAGCAGCCAGTCAGTGAGATGTTGGCTCTGGGGCCAAAGGAGTTGGCTCCCTCACATAAGCACGAGAGcatgctgtcccctcctgttaCCCAGCACATGAAGGCTGATTCACCTGCCCCCTTGCTTCCTGTGCTCAGGGcatgtggcagctgcagggccccAGGAGGCTCGGTTcaggctggaaaggagaaagCTCAACAGGAGACCTCTGATGcagcccaccccagcagcaTGGGGAGAGCTCCTGGATTCCTCCACAGCCACTCTTTACAGGGATTTTGGGCCTTCCCTGGCAGTGGCTCTTGCCCAACTTAGCATTTCCATGGCACAGCCCTTATTGCCAGGCCATGATGggggcagccaggccaggagccTCTCTGCAATCACTGCCACGGACTCCCCTGTGGGACAGGCACACGTCACTGCCCCACACTGTGGgaaagagctgctgccctgccttccTCTGACAGAGGCTCACCCTTCTGCCTGCACTCATCAGTGAGCTTTCCTGGGACCCTGCAGAGTCCCTGGTGGTGCTTTATGGGCACACTCCAGTTCACACCAAAACCATAATCTTGATTTCCCTTGGCATCACACTTGCCGTGCCATGAACCCTCACTGATGTGTGTGGGTGGCAGTAGCCCATCAGATGGCTCTGGGATCCCCCAGACAAGCCTGGCAGGAGTTACTTGTTTACCAGTTcctgcagctcatcccagcATTGATCCAGGTGTTACCCATGTGACACCATCTCAGGGCACCTTTCTTGTCACTTTTGCTCCACTGGGGCAGCACCTGAGCTCCCTCTCTCTGAGGCTGTGGATGTTTAgtggctgcctgcctgcagctcactTCAGAATGGTCATTCATGCCACAAAGGTGggcccttcccacagccctccctgcaccGTGTCTCTgtgcagaggaggagctgagaacAGGGCAGTTGTCACCACACAgagtaatttattaattaaacaCAAATGCCATCTTCTGGCAGTGAAGCCAGTTGCTGCCTCTGTAAGAAGATGTTGAACTGCAGGGTAAGAGCCTCACCCCTCGTTAGAAAGGGTCTGATGCCTCAGTCCAGATTTTACTGGGGTATTCCTGGCCTTGGTGGCCCTGCCAGTCAGGGTAcggtgccagcagccccaggcaccatGGCTGTCTCCTGTCCTGCCATGCACCTGCAAAGTGCCGGCCCCCACTGCCTCGCTGAGCTCCCAGgatgtgctgggctgctcctgcagcccttggagccTTCCATGCCTAGGGAAGCAGTGAtgtgaggctgcagctgagggggagctgggcttgtACCACACCCTCCACCTCCTGCAAGCTCTCAGCAGTGAATTTGCAAAAACGCAGCGTTCAGTGACATTATGGACTGCAGAAATGCTTTCAGACACCTTCAGTAAACACCAAGCCAGAAGAGGCTGTTATTTCAGATCATAATTAGACACTGAGGAGGCAAAGCAGGCAACTGGTGTGCACAAAACTTCTCCAAGGAAGGACCAGTATTTTTGCACTTGtctgtatttatataaatgtgtggatgtggtgCAAATAGCTGTAGCTGCAGGAGAGGAACCTAAATAAATAGCTACTCACTCAAGGGTATCAGTCAGTTTATTAAATGTAGCTGATATTTGCTTCCAGGCAGGATACACTTTTAGCAGTTTTCAGTTACCAAGTCTCTCAGACATTTCATGAGCAGCTTCCAACACCTCACCTTGACAGCTGCATTCCCCCTCTTCTGGAAGTGCATGGAGCTGAAGCACAAACCTTTCTGCTGCACCAGTCCAGTCTCAAGTGCTGGAGATCACACATCCctcttgctgctctgcttgctgTGAGCTGTCCAACAACTGCACTGGTGCAAAGCCATGGTCTGTAATTACCACACCACCTTGTAATGACCAATACCAAGggcatttctgattttttgcaCTGTTATGCCATGACTTTCTGTGCTTCTAGATGAGAAAGAAACAACTTAGGATCCTTGCTTTGGTCGCTCAAGCCAGGCTCACCTTGTTCCCATGAACACACATCCACAgaacccagcagctgctcctctgaatGGTGCAGGAATGCAGGAAAATCCCTGCTGCCAACACTGCCATCAGCCCATTATACACCCGTGCCTGAAACACGGTTTCATTCCTCAGGGCTCCTGACCTGGCCTTTATCTGTGCCTTAacaagtgaaaaagaaagaaaaagccagaCTTGGCttaaatggagaagaaaaaattgccCTGTAAATACAGATTTGTCTCCAGCCTTTTTATTTATACAAGGATTCAAAGAACATATTTCAACTTTAGATAAACAGTGCAAGAGAGTTACAAGTACCTTGGTAACAGAAAGAAATAGATAACTGTCCAGCTATGCTGATAAGTGAAATAATTCTTACTCCTGCAGATAGAAATGCATCTGTTTAAAGCAAAGGTGGACTTTAGATATTCTGCTATACCTTAGCCCCTACCAAGCCCACCAGAAAACAACAGGCAGCTTGTCATCTGTAAATGAGAAGTAGCTGTGCTCTCAAAGCCTTTTGAGACCCTCACCATTGTTTAAAACATACACGTTATGGCACAAAGAGCAGGCTGAAAGACAGAGACACTTGGAAATCCACCATTTATGGTTCTCCCCTTCCCAGGGATTGGGCctttgtatatatttttcctaCACCACTACCCCCTCCATACACCTGC from the Camarhynchus parvulus chromosome 9, STF_HiC, whole genome shotgun sequence genome contains:
- the DUSP28 gene encoding dual specificity phosphatase 28, whose translation is MLQLCPVTASLLLGTARAACDEELLAREGVTLCVNVTRQQPFPALRGVRRIRVPVFDDPAEDLARYFEPCGAAIEEAVRAGGRCLVYCKNGRSRSAAICTAYLMRHRQLPLKDAFEAVKTARPVAEPNAGFWSQLQKYEEELQIPKHSAPLSEGLKNSNV